The DNA region gagagagaatcccaagcaggcttggcactatccgtgcagaacccaacgtgaggcttggacccatgaaccctgaaatcacgacctgaggtcgactgagccacccaggtgccccaagctatATTTTAAACCCAAAGTCTtgatctctctgtttctctctctatttctatgtcgcacacacatacacactgtttTTGAATCCTGATCAACATTGTTCTCTCAAATTTTGCCATTGCAACCATGTTTTGAATTTTCAAGTAGAATGAGGCAGAGACTGTCTTGATTAGAACTTGcaactctcggggcgcctgggtggcacagtcggttaagcgtccggcttcagccaggtcacgatctcgcggtccgtgagttcgagccccacgtcgggctctgggctgatggctcggagcccggagcctgtttccgattctgtgtctccctctctctctgcccctcccccgttcatgctctgtctctctctgtcccaaaaataaataaacgttgggaaaaaaaaaaaaaagaacttgcaaCTCTCACTCTTGATTCTGgtcccagatttttcttttttttttttttttactcagaatTAAACAGCACATAAAGAATATGGGATAGCCTGTTGTTTTCTGCTCCAACTTGAGAGGGACGTGAGATTaggtttatgtttttaataaaatctggaataattttaatgaaatttctcCTTAGAGTCCGTATAggtcattcatttagcaaacatttattaaacaccagCTATTTACAGGATGGAAGCTACGGGGGTGTACAAAAACTAATAACATGTTACTTTCAGTGTAATCTAGGGCATGGCTGGCTGGGCATGTGGAGCAGTTGATGTGATGAAGGCTCTGACAGTGGTGtgtgcaaggggtgggggggtatAGCCCTAGCTGGTCTATCATCTGTTCCCTGTCTGGCATTAACCTATGAACCATTGGTGATCTTGTGGATTTATGCCCTGTCCAGGAAATCCTGTTGGTTTGCGGTCACATGGGTTCCCTTATTCATCCTCTCCTACGTGGTTTCCTTGCAGACAAACCTGACCCCTTCCATACCTATAGTGCACCACACAGAAggatgtttttattaatttttttaattttttattaaaaaaaatttttttttgatgtttctttatttttgagagagacagagacagaatgtgagtgggttggggcagagagagagggaggcacagaatctgaagcaggctgcaggctccgagctgtcagcacagagcccgacgcaggatttgaacccacagacggtgagatcatgacctgagctgaagtcggacgctcaaccgactgagccacccaggcacccgtggaAGGATGTTTTTAGAATGTAAATCAGACCAAGGTACTTTTATACTTAAAACTGTCCTGTGGTTTATCATCATATGAGAATAAAGGTGAAacgtgtgtggggggaggggggggggtgggtccaCAAGGCCTGTGTGGCCTTTCCATGCCACCTCTGATGGCAGGTCAAAATTCTACCCCCTTGTTCATTGTAGTACGGCCACATGGtccttttttcctgttccttAAAGACGTCAAGTTTCTATGAGCAGTGGGGCCTTTGCAATCCTGATTCCCATCTTCTGAAACACGCTTTTGTTCAGAGTTTAAATTAGATGTTAGCTGGTCAGCCTGGCTTTGTTCAGTCTGCAACGTTTCACCTCCCTGTCTTCTTCCAGTTACTTACAACTGCCTGTCAGtaatagatttttgttgttgccCTCGGTCTCCCCCATTGTAATGGAAGCTACCGGAACTTAAGGACCTTCCCCGTCATTCTTCGTGTATCTGTAGGGCCCAGGAACTGGCACATATTAGCTGGCACCAGAAAATACTGGTGGGGGGATACCTGGCTGGGAGTTGCTTgggcttgtgactcttgatcccaagatcgtgagtttaagccccaggtTGCGtgtgcagcctacttaaaaataaaaatgaaataaaaataaagtattggttGAACAGATGTGTGAGTTTGATGGACTTTGCCTTTGAAATAAATGGCCTCTTCCCTGTGACTCCCGGCCTGCCTGGCTGGTTTTTGTGCCTGGGGTCAGAGCAGGTCTCAGCCTGCAGTGGGGGCAGGTGCGAGAATACTTGCTTAAGTGAACAAGACGACACACTGCGTCTTCAAAAATCCTAACGTCTGCAGCGGAGCGAGTGGGCGCTGCAACAGCTGAGGCAGGGAACGGTGAGGCCCGCCGACAACGCGGCATCAGGAGGGCGAGTCTCCAGCGGGGTTGTCGCTGTCGGACTTGGGCTTTGCGAGGAGAACCCCTTCCCGTGGCCAAGTCGGGTGCCCGGGGGACGCAAGCGTTCTGTGAATGCTCGCTGATTACTTCTGATCACCGTTTCCGGACCGGTCAGGATGAAGGTGGAACCCCGCCCTCGCCTCGCGTCCACGTCGGGGCTCGCGAACTACACTTCCCGGCCTGCGTCGGGACGGCGGCGGCGGACTACAAGTCCCGGCATGCCGCGGCGCCGGGACTACGCGCCCCAGCGGCCCCGGCGAGGGCCTATCAGGGGCGGGCGGGCGCGCCGGGCGCCGGGGCCGGTTTGACGGAAGGAGCGGCGGCGGAGGAGGATGGAGGCGGTGGTGTTCGTCTTTTCTCTCCTCGACTGTTGCGCGCTCATCTTCCTCTCGGTGTACTTCGTATCCTTGGCTGAGGCGGGCGGAGGCCGGCCGGGCCCGGCGCCCGAGGGACGGGGCTGAGGCGGGGCCGGGCGGGTGCGGGGGAGTGGGGGGCCCGGGCCCCGAGCGCGGAGCCGGGCGGGAGGCCGGCCCGGCTGCCGCTcgcaccccccccgcccccccgccccgccgtcCCCCTCGCCGCTGCCGCtgagcccttcccctccccacccacccttgcCGGGGGCGCGCGGGTCGGCGGGCGTCCCCTCGGGTCGCCGCGGAGCCCTGCGGGGGCCGTGGCGGCAAGCGGGCGTCGTGCGGACCGGGCTTGCGGGGCCCCGGCTTGTGGGGCCCCTGCGGCGGCCGCCTTGGCGTCGGTGCCCGGCCGCGCCCGCACTTTGTGGTCGTGTGCTGTCGTCACGCGGTTTTCGGGGCCCCTGCGTGGATGTGGGACCCGCACCCGCCCGCAGGGAGCGTCCAGCCCCGGGCCAGTCAGAGGTCCTTAAACAGCGGGGAAGAATCCGCGCCAGGGTGCCCCTTGTCCTTCCTCGGGGATCACGGGGGCTGCTTCCTTTGTCAtgtcttccttttgctttttgttttaatgtttctttcttgagagagcgagcggggggaggggcggagagggagagagaggaccccaagcgggctccttgctgtcagcgcagagccctacggGGCCTCCACCCCACACAgcccgtgagatcgtggcctgagccaccATGGAGAGTCGGAAGCCCCCTCGGGTTGCTTTCTGAGCGAATCAAACTTTCTTTTCTCCAGAGCACCCTGGCTTGGGGATAGGCGTGGCGTGGGTTTTCGGTGTGACCTCGAACTTTGTTAGGGACAGGCAGCCTGATCTGCAGGGAATGGACACAGTTTGCAGTGAGGACCCCAGTGCTCAGCCAGAGGCTCGCTGTGCGCAGTGTTGCACTTGCCTCAGTCTGTTCTGGGTGAAGTGGGAAGTGTTTACTTCCCAGGAAGgggcgtgcgtgtgtgtgtgtgtgtgtgtgtgtgtgtgtgtagtgagaacACACGTTCGGCACCCAGCACGGTGCCCGCCCCGTGGCCACTgggctctgccccaccccagcccagttTAGCTGcagttttttctttaacagaTGAATTCTAACGAGAACttcaggttgttttgtttttgctttaaagatttttattttttaattaaaaaaaaattttttttaatgtttattcagacagcataagtggggtggggtggggggcagggagagggagacacagaatccaaaacaggctccagtctcaagctgtcagcacagagcccgacgcggggctcgaacacacaaactgagccgaagtcaggtgcttaacggactgagccaccccagcacccctcaagattttatttttaagtaatctctacacccaacagggggctcaaattcatgaccccggGCTCGAGAGTCGcaggctccaccgactgagccagccaggcacccaagaacCTTCAGTTTTATTAGGCTTGGTGAAATGACTGAAAAAGCAGAATTACTGGCCTAAATTTTGGTGACCTATGTCCCTCTTGTGACATAAAGAACTGGGActtaacagagaaataaaacctgGGTTTCTGGTTTTGATGTTTGGAAACCTAGGCTCGATTTAAAATAGCCTTGGCTTCTAGCAAATTGTGTACAAAGGAAAGTGTTAGGTAGACATTAAGGTGCGTGTAGGGTGTGAAAGTTTCGCTGGGGTTCAGCACGTTACTGGCATTTTGGATAGTTGCCTGAGCTTCCTTCTGGAGGTAGAAATGGTCAGGATAGAAGTTCTGTAGGGATGGGAGTTTCCTGGACTTCGAACCCCGAAGAAAGCCTGTGCcgaaggggaggggtgggtgttCAGAATCAGACAAGAGCAAAGGTGCAGAGACAGGCATGTTTATGGCATTCCTGGGTGATGGGGTCAAGGCATAGAGCATCTGGAGCACCCGGTTGATTTTGGCCGGAGAAGGTCAAGGTTGGAAAGGCTGGATTAGATCAGACTTTGAAAGGTTTGCCTGTGAAGGTGGGGACAACTTGAGCCTTCACTTCTATCCTCGAGGCAGTAGGGAGCCATGGAATGTTCTTGACATTAACAAATGGTGTGTTAGGAAGATGAGTCTGTAGAGTGGGTTGGAAAGAGGAAAGACTGGAAGGTAAGAAACCATTGGGGAATGGGCCTGTGTGGGTTTGAAATAGGGTTCGAACCGTGGGCCGGTGGAAGGCAGGATTCTTGGGCACAGCAGGCCGGTGAAGGCTGCTTGTGGGGTGTGAACACGAAGGCAGCGATGACCCCCCGGGGTTTGAGCCTGGACAAGTGATGCTTGTGTCGGCGACAGAAACGAAACCCGCGTGGACGTGGAACAATTTGTGGAGACGGTGATGAGTTTGACTTTCGTTGTGTTGAGGTGATAGGGGAATATCCGTACAGAAATGTTTAGAATTTGGGTGAGAACACTTACTTTCACTTGTGTTATTGGACATTTCCAAACATTACAGTAGAGAGTGTAGCGTAATAAACCCCATGTTTCTGTCGCCTGCCGACAGTGATCTTCAGcattttgctgttttcctttctgctttgtcCCAGCtattggggggcagggggtgggggtggagaattTATTTGACAGTAGTTTTCAGGCCTTGTATCATTCAGTTGAGGCCgtttccttctgtgtctgtccTCACATTTTTGTGGGTTTATATTTTATGCTAAAACTCGTTTTTTGCTTAATTCTGCTAGAATGTGTGCTTACTGTGCAAagtttgggaaagagagaaaaatactagGAAAACAAATCCTCTATGAGGAGCCATAACCACTGCTCACCTGTGACCCCACTGTATCGATAGTTTGTGTCCTGTTTCCTTTTCGCACATCTTGAGTCTTCGAAGACATTTTGTGGGTCTGTCATGAATAAACACTATTTTTCTATTCAGGTTTTTcacatttaagttgtttttataGGTCTTATTTTCCAATTCTTATGGTCATTTTCACTTTTGAGGAACTCAGATTGGATGTTCTGGTATGGGTCACTTGAGAATTGAGCATACTAAGAttcttttgtgaaaataatttgttgaaggaacataaatgagaaaattgagttgTCTAATGAGTGAACTTTaaggaaataactaaaattttttcAAGGCAAATCCAATTCTGCACTACAGTTGGTTTTTTTTCCGAAACTTAAAAACACTTagctagaacaaagaaaaaagtcttgtaggggcaccagggtggcccaggtcatgatctcacggttcacgagttcgagccccacatcaggctctgtgctgacagcttggagcctggagcctgcttcggagtctgtgtctccctctctgtctctgcccttcccctgctgacgCTCTCACGTGCgcgctctcaaaaacaataaataaaacaaaaagttaaaaaaaaaaagtcttgtaaTTCCTTATCTTGATCCTCAGATAATTACATTGTCCGATTTAGAATGTGATTACATTAATGCTAGATCATGTTGCTCCAAATTAAACAAGGTAAGACATTTCCTTACTCGTTTTTTGTGTTTGAGGTTATTATAGATAACCAACATATGTATATTTGGTTTTGAAGTGCATGTTGTTTCCTACTCGTTGGAATGTTTGCAGAGCTGCTGTGTTTCTGCAATATTTTAGATCGTGAAACTGTACTGGGAGACCCCACTTGAAATTTGTTGCTTTGCTCGGCTTCTACCTTGTCCCTGTGTCCGTAGGTACTTTAGGACGAAAAGGCTTGTTACGAGGATAATCGTTTTTGTCTTCTGTGTCGAAACCCGTCCTCCCTGCTCGTGTCTAAAAAGCCCAGTCTGTTTTGTTGCATAAAAGATGACCTTTTCGTGGTTTGCTGAGAAATGGAATAAATTAGTTGATTTGTCTCGAGACCATTTTACCTTTAGTGCATGGTCAGAACtctgtgttggcaaggatgctcTGAACCGCAGGGTTTGTCTGGATGTAGGGAAAGCAGTTAGTCCTGATTCATTTTACGAGCTGAGCAGACAGAAGACTTTCTGGATAAAAGTTCACGTCACAGCTCAGTAAATCCTGCGAGGTGCTCTCGGCTTCACCCGGAAGTCATTCCCgtgtgtttttttctcctctgcatCTGCTTCTATTTCTCTGGTCCATGAGGGAAAAATGTGACATCCAGACAATTAAAATTTCTGGCAAACTAtattcctcctcttctttttttctttattttgaattttccagaATGTGGTTTCATACAGGGATAGACCTAGTCTTCGAAATAAAagattttgtgtgtatttatctgCCAAACtgcaagactttttaaaaaaatcgagGTGTAATCAGCATTATATTACTTTCAGCCTTCTCATCTTTAGGagaatggttatttattttaccagctgggttgtattttttttttaaatgattattgattttgagggaaagagcctgtgcatgtgcacatgggggaggggcagggagagagagaatcccaggcaggtccatgctcagcacagagcccgacacggggttccagtctcacaagctgtgagatcatgacctgagccgaaatcaggagtccggcgcccaacggactgagccccccgggcgcccctcccctctttttctctcttctctttcaccaGCTTTCACGCACTGGATAATTCATCTGCTGGCTTCTCTGCccgttcttttttaaaatttttgtccctttgggttttttttctgcgTTTTTGTCTTAAGATTCCTTCTGCTTCATCTTCTGATTTCCTACAGACACGACATTTACGGCAAGGTTTGCATTTCTGAGACCTTGTTCCCTTGCTCAGGTGTGAGTGTCCTGGCTCTCTGAGAATCTCGAttagagtagtttttttttttttttaatttttttttttccaacgtttatttatttttgggacagagagagacagagcatgaacgggggaggggcagagagagagggagacacagaatcggaaacaggctccaggctccgagccgtcagcccagagcctgacgcagggctcgaactcccggaccgcgagatcgtgacctggctgaagtcggacgcttaaccgactgcgccacccaggcgcccctagagtagtTTTAAAATTGCCTTCTGCTTCCTACATTATATCTGCTTCCTCCAAGctcctttccctttgttttccccTCGGGGGGCTTCCTCGATTTCTGGTACACGGCCGTCTATCCGTGCTTAGGGCAAGGCACTCACAGACTCACGCAGGCGCCAGGCCGTGGGCCAGGCTGTGGGCCGACGTGTAGACAGGCCGCCTCACCGCGGGGTCATCGGCGTCCCCCTGGACTCTTGCTGGGGCACCCGAAAGGGCAGCTGTTCGCACGTGTTCTGTCGCGTGCCGTTCAGTTACTCCACGGGAGGACTTTCCGGGCCCCTGCCCAGTGCAGGTATTCAGAGAGCAAGTTAGGGGGAGGACACCTCGCTGAGGAGGGACGACCACGAAAACACAGGCCTTGgctgaaaggaaggaaagcaagcaGAGGAAAGCGAAGTGTCGCTTCCTAAGACTCTTGCGTCTCGTGTGTGGCTGTAAAACAAAGTGACTGCCGCCCAAGGTAAGAAATCCAGTTTGGAAGCTAcgctgggggccgggggccgaGGGTGCGGCCGGTGGTGGCAGTAAAAGCGTTTCCAGCTCTGCGGGGGCCACGCCTGGTCTCCTTCCGGGCAGCGGCGTCCTGAGGTGCGAGGTGCAGGTGCGGGCATCCTCAGCCACGGTTTACAGATGCGAAAATCGTGGCTCCGAGAGGGAGAGCGACCTTTCCCGAGCCTGCGGAGCCAGTCGGTAGGGGAGAGCGGGGATCCGGCTCCAGGTTTGTTTGACTTCTGCAGCTTACCCTTGTAAGCATTGTGCTCAATTGGTTACACTTCAGAAACTCTATTTTGTGTCTTTAAAAGTTTGTTGATTGCCAATAAGGTTTAAGGCCTAGCAAGTCCCTTctttgtttccaaaaataaagTATCTAAAATGGAAATGCGAGAGACCTGGGCCCAGAGTGTTTGGACTTAGACTATTTTATTCTGCCAACTAagtagctttgtgaccttgggcaaattacttaacctctctgagttttgcctttctcctttctgcaAGAGGCAGTTTGTGTCTGCCTGTTACTGTTACTGTTAACTTCCACGGAAAGGAAAGTCTCTATTCGCAGGGGAGGAGGATTACTGGTGGAAGGAGGGCCTGCTGCCACAGCTGTTGGCGCATGAGCAGTAGAGTACTCCGTGGTTGGCAGCACGTGTAGGTAAGGGCCCGGGTGCCGTGGGGCCACTAGGCTGGGATTCCCGGATCCGGGTCCGTTGTCATATTTGGTCAGCTCCTCGCTGTTACTCTGAGCTGTTaaagtacgtgtgtgtgtgtgtgtgtgtgtgtgtgtgtgtgtgtgtgtgagagagagagagagagagagagagagagagggagaaaggatttCCCTCATGGTTCGGGAGATTGGAGAATGTTTAAGATTGATATTCTGATTTGCAAGGCAGTGTATATTTGGATATAAACCACCCCGGTTAGAGTGAGGGGCTTTGGCACAGACCTCGGAATAGCAGGTAAACGATGCTCCGTTTTTTCCCCAGTTGTCATTCATACCCGCTTAGTGAATGAATCTGAACCTTTGCTGGGGATAAAACTTAATTGCAATTTAAGTGCATTATGTTTAAGCTGTGTGTGATGTGTTTGCACGGCGTGAGCATTGGCAGCGTATGCACATCTGGGTCATCCGAGtctaaaaataaatcttggaaCACTAGCTTGTAAACGCTGCGTATCCACTGACTTAGCTTCAGATAACACGGACGTCCAGGAAGAACACAGCAGGGCGATGTAACGCCGTGTTCTTCCCTTGCAGTGGGTCATTCCCGAACTGATCGGCCACACCGTCGTCACCGTGTTAATGCTCATCTCATTGCACTGGTTCATCTTCCTTCTCAACCTGCCCGTTGCCACTTGGAATATATATCGGTGAGTATAGTTTAGTTTGTTTACTGATGCTTCGTGTCCTggcatttaaaggaaaatttaaaaaaatgttttaatgctttttttctgcaaTAAAATAACGTGCCAGTCACGAAATAACTGACAGCCGAATGCCATGTGAAGTCAGCATAAATTCCTGTTTACTTTGGCAATAGCAGTTTGCATCGTCCAGTCTTAGAGTCAGAACACGAATTTACACGCATAAATTTTAACAGTTTGTAATGTTCAGTTGCGATGTCTAAGGACGTGTGTGTTTTCCATAAGAATGGTCAATAGTCTAAGAATATAAGATTCTTGTTACTTATATTATAGATTTTAATTAGAATATACTGGGAATGCTTCAGAGAGAATTtcactttagtttttaatttatctttgtattctaattttgttttaagtttatttattttgagagagggggggggggagaatcccaagcaggctccacgctgtcagctcagagccccacatgggactcgatctcaccaactgtgagatcaggacctgagctgaaatcaagagtcagacgcgctCAGCTGAGCTGctcaggcgccccgaggattTCACTGTAAAGCCTGCAGAGTAGATCACATCAGAACTCTAACTTAACGCATTCGGGAAGTGTTTCAGGCCCCACTCAGTGACACACTGGATGTGCTGTTACTGTAGTGGGGCAGTTATACGGGATGCATTTTCTGGTGAAGGTCTGTGGGGGGATGGGTTTGCTTTTATTGTGCCTTGCCGCTCTGCTAAGTTTttaggttttggttttatttttatctagttTTTTGAGGTGTAATCATTCATCATATTTTTACctgtgagtttttatttttattttttaaagctgatcaattttttaaaagtttatttatttttagtaatctccatacccaatgtgaggctcgaactcaggacctcgagatcatgagtCACGTGCTTTTCTGATAGAGGCAGCCAGGAGTCCcataaatgtgattttaaagtGCAGttagaggggcgcttgggtggctcagtgggttgggcgtctgacttcagctcaggtcatgatctcgaggtttatgggttcgagccccacactgggttctgtcctgacagcttggagcctggagcctgctttggattctgtgtctcctgtctctctctgctcctctcctgctcacattctgtctctctctctttctctctctctctcaaaaataaacattaaaaaacagtaaataaataaatatgaaaaataaagtgtaGTTAGAATCAGAAGGATGGGGTACCTCCAGCTCAGAAGCGCATGTGACTCTTAAGGTCCttagttcgagtcctgtgttgggtatagagattacttaaataaataagacctaaaaaaaagaaggataaagaaaagaataagggagggggggaggaggtgaTAGCACACAGAAGGctgtgaggaggaggaagtgagcaGATTTGGGGGATGAATTTAAAAAGATCGTGAGACTAGGACCTGAGCCACGGAAGGGATTTTAAATCTCTGGACCCCTTTTCCAGAGGGAAACCAATACTTTTTAAGTTTCTCAGTGTCCTTGCGTGGTCACCCCAGAGTCCAGCACCCTGACCTGAGCTCAGCCAGAGCACGGGCCCCTGCCCCAGTTGGCAAGGTGCCGTCCCACGCAGACTTTGAGCACGGCTCAGTATCCCTGTGACCAGGAACAGGAATTTGGGAGGGAGAGCGGGAATCCTGAGACTGTAGCTCAGTGACTCCCCGAGCCCGCACCGTCATTCGTCTGTgacagcaggctccatgcggccTCTTCGTGCGTGGTACCAAGTATGGTGGAAGGTTCTAGCGGgtttactggggggggggggggggggacagaaaagTTCCATAGATTCTGTTTCCCGTCATCACAAAGATCACGTGGGTTTATTGCCCTGATAATTTATTCCCCCAGTGACAGATTGGCTGGCTGTTCCCAAATTTACCTGCTacttaaaaaggttttaaaaaaaaagtcaacagacGGACCCTTTCCTCTTTGCAGACATCTGCACTTCCTGCTTTTGGGGGCGCAGACCCGTGTGAGACGGGCTCTGCCCGCAGGCCAAGAGGCAAACGCTGAGTGACAAAATAGGCAGCTGGCTTCAGTGCGAGGCTGGCTGGGGCACCCGACGGCTGGCGGGGAGGCCTCGCGCTGGGACCTTCGCAGGAGGGGTGTCTGCGCAGAGCCTACACTCGGGAAGGTCTGACAGACGGGAGGGGGAAGGACTTCTCCAGGGTGTGCGGACAAGGGAGCGCTGGGGGGCTGGAGGCAGACGCACCAGGCGTAAGGGCCGGCAGGCTGCAGGCGCGGACGAGGGAGCCGGAACAGCTGCTGATGCGGTCAGGACACGC from Lynx canadensis isolate LIC74 chromosome F1, mLynCan4.pri.v2, whole genome shotgun sequence includes:
- the CNIH4 gene encoding protein cornichon homolog 4 isoform X1; protein product: MEAVVFVFSLLDCCALIFLSVYFIITLSDLECDYINARSCCSKLNKWVIPELIGHTVVTVLMLISLHWFIFLLNLPVATWNIYRFIMVPSGNMGVFDPTEIHNRGQLKSHMKEAMIKLGFHLLCFFMYLYSMILALIND